In Penaeus vannamei isolate JL-2024 chromosome 15, ASM4276789v1, whole genome shotgun sequence, the following are encoded in one genomic region:
- the LOC138864159 gene encoding uncharacterized PE-PGRS family protein PE_PGRS46-like encodes MVVGGSVSGSVVVGGSVGGSVVVAGSVGCSVVVGGSVGGSVVVGGSVGGSVVVGGSVGGSVVVGGSVVVVGCSVVVGGSVGGSVVVGGSVGGPVVVGCSVGGSVVVGGSVVVGGSVGGSVVVISSVGSSVVVGGSVVVGCSVGGSLVVSCSVGGSVGVSVVVGGSVGGSVVVDGSVGGSVVVISSVGGSGVVGDSGGGSVGVRCSGGGSVGVSVVVGGSVGGSVVVVGGSVVVGGSVGGSVGGSLVVGGSVGGSVVIGGSVGGSVVVGGSVGGSVVVGGSVVGGSMVVGGSVGDSVVVGGSVGCSVVVGGSVGGSVVVGGSVSGSVVVGGSVGISVVVGGSVSGPMVVGGSVGGSVVVGGSVVVGGSVGGSVVVVGGSVVVGGSVSGSAVVGGSVGGSVVVGGSVGGSVVVGGSVGGSVVVTCFVGGSVVVGGSVVVGGSVVVGGSVGVGGSVVVGGSVGGSVVVGGSVGGSVVVGGSVGGSVVVGGSVGGSVGGSVVVGGSVGGSVVVGGSVGGSVVVGGSVGGSVVVGGSVGGSVVVGGSVGGSMVVGGSVGGSVVGGGSVGGSVVVGGSVGGSVVVGGSVGGSVVVGGSVGGSVVVGVSVGGSVVVGDSVGGSVVVGGSVVVGGSVGGSVVVGGSVGGSVVVGGSVGGSVVVGGSVGGSMVVGCSVGGSVVVGGSVGGSVVVGGSVGGSVVVGGSVGCSVVVGGFVGDSVIVGCSVGGSVVVGGSVGCSVVVGGSVGGSVVVGSSFFGSVVVGGSVGGSVVVGGSVVVGGSVGGSVVGGGSVGGSVLVGGSVGCSVVVGGSVGGSVVVSCSVGGFVVVGGSVVVGGSVVVGGSVGGFVVVGSSVGGSVVVGGSVVGPVVVGGSVGGSVVVGGSVGGSVVVVLWLLVAQLAVLWLLVALSAVLWLLVALLAVLWLLVALSAVLCGSVVVGGSVGGSEVVGGSVGGSVVVGGSVGGSVVVGGSVGGSVVVGGSVGGSVVVGDSIGGSVVVGGSVSGPVVIGGSVGGSVVGGGSVGGAVVVGGSVGGSVGVGGSVGGSVVVGGIVGGSVVGGGSVGVGGSVVVGCSVGGSGVVGCSVGGSVVVGGSVGGSVVGGSVGGSVVVGGSVVVGCSVGGSMVVGCSVGGSVVVGGSVGGSVGGSVVVGGSVGGSMVVGGSVGCSVVVGGSVGGSVVVGGSVVVGDSVGGSVVVGGIVGGSVVVGGIVGGSVVVGGSVVIAGSVGGSVC; translated from the exons atggttgttggtggctctgtcagcggttctgtggttgttggtggctctgttggcggttctgtggttgttgctGGCTCAGTTGgctgttctgtggttgttggtggctctgttGGTGGTTCTGTGGTCGTTGGTGGCTCTGtcggcggttctgtggttgttggtggttctgtcggcggttctgtggttgttggtggttctgtggttgttg ttggctgttctgtggttgttggtggctcagttggtggttctgtggttgttggtggctctgttGGCGGTCCTGTGGTTGTTGGTTGCTCTgttggcggttctgtggttgttggtggttctgtggttgttggtggctctgtCGGTGGTTCTGTGGTTGTTATTTCCTCTGTCGGcagttctgtggttgttggtggttctgtggttgttggttgcTCTGTTGGCGGTTCTTTGGTTGTTAGTTGCTCTGTCGGCGGTTCTGTCGGcgtttctgtggttgttggtggctctgttggtggttctgtggttgttgatGGCTCTGTCGGTGGTTCTGTGGTTGTTATTTCCTCTGTCGGCGGTTCTGGGGTTGTTGGTGATTCTGGTGGCGGTTCTGTGGGTGTTAGGTGCTCTGGCGGCGGTTCTGTCGGcgtttctgtggttgttggtggctcagttggcggttctgtggttgttg TtggtggttctgtggttgttggtggctcgGTTGGTGGATCTGTTGGCGGCTCTTtggttgttggtggctctgttGGCGGTTCTGTGGTTATTGGTGGCTCTGtcggcggttctgtggttgttggtggctcagttggtggttctgtggttgttggtggctcagttg TTGGTGGTTCTatggttgttggtggctctgttGGCGATTCTGTGGTTGTTGGAGGCTCAGTTGgctgttctgtggttgttggtggatcagttggtggttctgtggttgttggtggctcagttagcggttctgtggttgttggtggctctgttggcatttctgtggttgttggtggctcagTTAGCGGTCCTATGGTTGTTGGTGGCTCAgttggcggttctgtggttgttggtggttctgtggttgttggtggctctgttggcggttctgtggttgttg ttggcggttctgtggttgttggtggctctgttAGCGGTTCTGCGGTTGTTGGTGGCTCAgttggcggttctgtggttgttggtggttctgttggtggttctgtggttgttggtggctctgtcggcggttctgtggttgttacTTGCTTTGtcggcggttctgtggttgttggtggttctgtggttgttggtggttctgtggttgttggtggttctgttggcg ttggtggttctgtggttgttggtggctctgtCGGCGGTTCcgtggttgttggtggttctgttggcggttctgtggttgttggtggctctgtcggcggttctgtggttgttggtggctctgttGGTGGATCTGTTGGCGgctctgtggttgttggtggctcagttggtggttctgtggttgttggtggctctgttggcggttctgtggttgttggtggctcagTTGGTGGTTCTGTTGTTGTAGGTGGCTCTGTCggtggttctgtggttgttggtggctcagTTGGCGGTTCTatggttgttggtggctctgttggcggttctgtggttgGTGGTGGCTCTgttggcggttctgtggttgttggtggctctgttggcggttctgtggttgttggtggctctgttggcggttctgtggttgttggtggttcagttggcggttctgtggttgtcGGTGTCTCTgttggcggttctgtggttgttggtgactcagttggcggttctgtggttgttggtggttctgtggttgttggtggctctgttggcggttctgtggttgttggtggctcagTTGGTGGTTCTGTTGTTGTAGGTGGCTCTGTCggtggttctgtggttgttggtggatCAGTTGGCGGTTCTATGGTTGTTGGTTGCTCTgttggcggttctgtggttgttggtggctcagttggtggttctgtggttgttggtggctctgttggcggttctgttgttgttggtggctctgttggctgttctgtggttgttggtggctttGTCGGAGATTCTGTGATTGTTGGTTGCTCTgttggcggttctgtggttgttggtggctctgttggttgttctgtggttgttggtggctcagttggtggttctgtggttgttggtagCTCTTTTttcggttctgtggttgttggtggctctgttggcggttctgtggttgttggtggctctgtggttgttggtggctcagttggcggttctgtggttggtggtggttctGTCGGCGGTTCTGTGCTTGTTGGTGGCTCTGTTGgctgttctgtggttgttggtggctctgtcggcggttctgtggttgttagTTGCTCTGTCGGCGgttttgtggttgttggtggttcagtggttgttggtggttctgtggttgttggtggctcagTTGGTGGTTTTGTGGTTGTTGGTAGCTCAGTtggtggttctgtggttgttggtggctcagTTGTCGGtcctgtggttgttggtggctctgttggtggttctgttgttgttggtggctcagttggcggttctgtggttgttg ttctgtggttgttggtggctcagttagcggttctgtggttgttggttgcTCTGtcggcggttctgtggttgttggttgctctgttggcggttctgtggttgttggtggcattgtcggcggttctgtg cggttctgtggttgttggtggttctgTCGGCGGTTCCGAGGTTGTTGGTGGTTCTGTCggtggttctgtggttgttggtggttctgTCGGCGGTTCTGTAGTTGTTGGTGGCTCTGtcggcggttctgtggttgttggtggctctgtcggcggttctgtggttgttggtgacTCTATtggtggttctgtggttgttggtggctcagTTAGCGGTCCTGTGGTTATTGGTGGCTCAgttggcggttctgtggttggtggtggttctGTCGGCGgtgctgtggttgttggtggctcagTTGGCGGTTCTGTGGGTGTTGGTGGCTCTgttggcggttctgtggttgttggtggcattgtcggcggttctgtggttggtggtggttctgttggcg ttggcggttctgtggttgttggttgcTCTGTCGGCGGTTCTGGGGTTGTTGGTTGCTCTGtcggcggttctgtggttgttggtggctcagttggcggttctgtggttgGTGGTTCTGtcggcggttctgtggttgttggtggttctgtggttgttggttgcTCTGTTGGCGGTTCTATGGTTGTTGGTTGCTCTGtcggcggttctgtggttgttggtggctctgttGGTGGTTCTgttggcggttctgtggttgttggtggctctgttGGTGGTTCTATGGTTGTTGGTGGCTCAGTTGgctgttctgtggttgttggtggctctgtcggcggttctgtggttgttggtggctctgtggttgttggtgactctgttggcggttctgtggttgttggtggcattgtcggcggttctgtggttgttggtggcatCGTTGGCGGTTCTGTAGTTGTTGGTGGTTCTGTGGTTATTGCTGGCTCTGTTGGCGGTTCCGTATGTTGA